The Fructilactobacillus myrtifloralis genome contains a region encoding:
- a CDS encoding type II secretion system F family protein — MNVMKRLSRVKPDAMPLRQQAAFFGSLSELIHNGFSLAASLDFIATTAPENTLVVTRIQRNLEAGTPLSQAMQFFLAADLYQQLRIAEEHGDVITGMLDISRFIQLTVQQRQKLKALAVYPLCLLGLLVTMMLIIKLVIMPQTASLLPTTPQQSHLDGYLLIGAGLVISLSLGLGVLIKTKRGIQRAEFLIRLPLVGKLFRHYYQYYLASNLALMLKNGLDLQQIITVFRQFAPHSLLQEVGTLTERSIQTGTGLLASLRHYHFVAPEMIAFLENGSEQRTAGQNLLALSELYFQRLMRSSEMLIKLVQPGAFLLIGLLIFLTYLQMLLPMYQAMKGIY, encoded by the coding sequence ATGAATGTTATGAAGCGTTTAAGCAGGGTTAAACCAGATGCAATGCCACTTCGCCAGCAGGCAGCTTTCTTTGGCTCGTTATCGGAGTTGATTCACAACGGGTTTTCCTTGGCCGCTAGTTTAGACTTTATTGCTACAACGGCTCCTGAAAATACGTTAGTCGTAACTCGAATTCAACGGAATTTAGAGGCAGGAACGCCCCTTTCGCAAGCCATGCAGTTTTTTCTGGCGGCTGATTTATACCAACAATTACGGATTGCTGAAGAACATGGCGATGTCATCACGGGGATGTTGGACATTAGTCGTTTCATTCAACTAACGGTGCAACAACGGCAAAAATTAAAAGCACTGGCGGTTTACCCACTGTGTTTATTGGGGTTGTTAGTAACCATGATGCTAATCATTAAACTCGTGATTATGCCCCAAACGGCAAGTTTACTGCCGACCACGCCGCAGCAATCACATTTGGACGGGTACCTGCTGATTGGTGCGGGATTAGTGATTAGCCTCAGTCTAGGGTTAGGTGTGCTGATTAAAACGAAGCGCGGAATTCAACGCGCGGAATTTTTAATTCGCTTGCCACTGGTGGGCAAGTTATTTCGGCATTATTACCAATATTACTTAGCCAGTAATTTAGCGTTAATGCTAAAAAATGGCCTGGATTTACAACAAATTATTACCGTGTTTCGTCAGTTTGCGCCCCACAGTTTACTCCAGGAGGTGGGCACCCTAACCGAACGCTCCATTCAAACCGGTACTGGCTTACTAGCCAGCTTACGCCATTACCACTTTGTGGCGCCTGAAATGATTGCTTTTTTAGAAAACGGAAGTGAACAGCGCACGGCTGGGCAAAATTTACTGGCCCTTAGTGAACTCTATTTTCAACGGTTAATGCGAAGTTCGGAAATGCTGATCAAATTAGTCCAACCGGGCGCGTTTTTATTAATTGGATTGTTAATCTTTTTAACTTACCTGCAAATGTTGTTACCAATGTATCAAGCAATGAAGGGAATTTATTGA
- the ccpA gene encoding catabolite control protein A — translation MKKKQTVTIYDVAREAHVSMATVSRVVNHNHNVKPATEQKVMEVVKRLNYRPNDVARGLASKKTTTVGVIIPNVTNSYFAALARGIDDIAEMYQYNIILTNSDGDEQKEVKALNTLYSKQVDGIIFMGHELCPAVRAEFEAERIPVVLAGSVDQDNEFPNVNIDYQAAVHNQVSNLLASGNQRIAFVAGELDRSINRDFRIPGYQTALAAHQQPIAPELLFEAGDYDEGYALCDDLVANQVTAAMVSNDEAAAGIMNGMNDRGITVPEQFEVATSDNTKLTEMTRPTLSTITQPLYDVGAVAMRLLTKLMDNEVVEQKQVLLPFGLKQRGSTKAS, via the coding sequence GTGAAAAAGAAACAAACGGTGACTATTTATGATGTGGCCCGTGAAGCCCATGTTTCGATGGCAACGGTGTCACGAGTGGTTAACCATAATCACAACGTTAAACCGGCCACCGAACAGAAGGTCATGGAAGTTGTGAAGCGGCTTAACTACCGCCCGAATGACGTGGCACGGGGGTTAGCTAGTAAGAAAACCACTACGGTGGGGGTAATTATTCCAAACGTCACCAATTCGTATTTTGCGGCCCTCGCGCGTGGGATTGATGACATCGCCGAAATGTATCAGTACAACATCATCCTGACTAATTCCGATGGTGACGAGCAAAAGGAAGTCAAAGCACTAAATACCCTATATTCTAAACAAGTGGATGGGATCATTTTCATGGGTCATGAATTGTGCCCAGCGGTGCGGGCGGAATTTGAAGCCGAACGCATTCCTGTCGTACTAGCAGGATCGGTTGATCAAGACAATGAATTTCCCAATGTCAACATTGATTACCAGGCGGCCGTTCATAATCAGGTAAGTAATTTATTGGCCAGTGGAAACCAGCGGATTGCCTTTGTGGCCGGAGAACTGGATCGGTCGATTAATCGAGACTTTCGAATTCCGGGTTACCAGACGGCTCTGGCTGCGCATCAGCAACCGATTGCACCCGAGTTGTTATTTGAAGCTGGTGATTATGACGAAGGATATGCCCTCTGTGATGATTTAGTTGCAAATCAGGTTACGGCGGCCATGGTGAGCAATGATGAAGCGGCGGCCGGAATTATGAACGGAATGAATGACCGGGGAATCACGGTACCGGAGCAGTTTGAGGTGGCCACGAGCGATAACACGAAGTTAACCGAAATGACCCGGCCCACGTTGTCGACGATTACCCAGCCGCTGTATGACGTGGGGGCCGTGGCAATGCGGTTATTGACGAAGCTCATGGACAACGAGGTCGTGGAGCAAAAACAAGTCTTATTACCATTTGGACTGAAGCAACGGGGCTCTACTAAAGCCTCCTAA
- a CDS encoding mechanosensitive ion channel family protein, with translation MKIPVLMQQNNSQLVHYTNNNFINNYLNSFNWDQILATLTSKVITIVLLSLLFLIIARVGRSIIYHIFHHADVKKAQHPDPAKSSGRKRSKTIYSLLQNAYNYVIIFFWLYSILSVMGIPVGTLIAGAGIFSLAIGLGAQGFVSDIVSGFFILSERQIEVGEHVTINAINGFVSAVGLRTTQIRSADGTLNFIPNRNITSIANLSRGNLTTLIDIRITPDAPIKKIETIMDQVNEDKAGKDHNVIGDPLVFGTVYLADGSLAVQACITCKSGSEDNVQADYLQAYLTALQQAGIELPLSPQTVQPPKKPTPPASSQATATPFKMK, from the coding sequence ATGAAAATCCCAGTCTTAATGCAACAAAATAACAGTCAGTTGGTGCACTACACTAACAATAATTTTATCAACAACTATCTTAATAGTTTTAATTGGGATCAAATTTTAGCAACACTAACTTCCAAAGTAATCACCATCGTGCTTCTCTCACTGCTCTTCTTGATTATTGCTCGGGTGGGAAGAAGTATTATTTACCACATTTTTCACCATGCCGACGTTAAAAAAGCCCAGCATCCCGATCCCGCCAAGTCATCAGGACGCAAGCGGAGTAAAACCATCTATAGTCTGCTCCAAAATGCGTACAACTATGTGATTATTTTCTTCTGGCTCTATTCGATCTTATCGGTAATGGGAATTCCGGTGGGAACGTTAATTGCCGGCGCGGGGATCTTCAGTTTAGCAATTGGGCTCGGCGCCCAAGGATTTGTGAGTGACATCGTCAGCGGCTTCTTCATTTTGTCAGAACGACAAATTGAGGTCGGTGAACACGTAACTATCAATGCCATTAACGGGTTTGTGAGTGCCGTGGGGCTTCGCACTACCCAGATTCGGAGCGCTGATGGAACGCTCAATTTCATTCCCAACCGCAACATTACCAGTATCGCCAATCTCTCCCGGGGAAACTTAACTACCCTGATTGACATCCGGATTACGCCCGATGCTCCGATTAAAAAAATTGAAACAATCATGGACCAGGTTAACGAAGACAAGGCCGGTAAAGATCACAATGTGATTGGTGATCCTTTGGTCTTTGGGACCGTCTACCTTGCCGATGGTTCCCTGGCTGTCCAGGCTTGCATTACTTGTAAAAGTGGCAGTGAGGATAACGTCCAAGCTGATTATCTCCAAGCCTACCTAACTGCCCTGCAACAAGCGGGCATCGAGCTGCCCCTCTCACCGCAAACCGTACAACCACCGAAGAAACCAACCCCACCAGCTTCTTCACAAGCAACTGCTACGCCTTTCAAAATGAAATAA
- the comGC gene encoding competence type IV pilus major pilin ComGC: MRNRRKGFTLIEMTIVLFIISLLILIIIPNLGSQKNHARSVHGSAMTTMVQTQIDSYGDEEHDNNVTFAKLVEHRYLTNKQVQQARAENIYIEGNHAYQN; encoded by the coding sequence ATGAGAAACCGCAGAAAAGGCTTTACCTTGATTGAAATGACGATTGTTTTATTCATTATTTCATTGTTGATTTTGATCATTATTCCGAACCTCGGGAGTCAAAAAAATCACGCCCGTTCGGTACATGGTTCGGCCATGACGACCATGGTGCAAACACAAATTGATTCATATGGAGACGAAGAACATGATAACAACGTGACGTTTGCTAAGTTAGTCGAACACCGCTACTTGACCAACAAACAGGTGCAACAAGCCCGTGCCGAAAACATTTATATCGAGGGAAATCATGCCTATCAAAACTAG
- a CDS encoding MFS transporter: MKSFRTQTLILIAIAFTLGMSEFIIIGVLGDIAHTFHVSFAQVGFLTTVFALIYAISTPILSLLIGKRPLKQVMNIVLGIFICGNVLSFLAPNFMVLTISRIITALVSGITISITITFATHIAPLTKRAWIVAWVFSGFSIASVFGVPAGTWLSGLFGWRLIFLLIAGLALLVLGCFELALPGTLRQQPVQHFSEQFHILTDRRILLGVLIPVFNLGGVYVVYTYVTPILTNHFGYSLSFVTIFLVLYGIASLLSNQYSGNLAANHGLQRSLKFYSLQLVALLLTSLCFNVAWVVMGAILIMGFTIYLAGSTLQLFYMSIAEADYPQSLVLASSFNPIFSNLGIAVGSACGSFIVGSLGMAALGFGGAALTAGGLFTTWYLTHHLLKKP; the protein is encoded by the coding sequence ATGAAATCATTTCGCACCCAAACCCTCATTCTGATTGCCATCGCCTTCACCTTGGGGATGAGCGAATTTATCATCATTGGGGTCTTAGGTGACATTGCCCATACTTTTCACGTTAGTTTTGCGCAGGTCGGATTTTTAACAACCGTTTTTGCGCTCATCTATGCCATCTCAACTCCCATTTTATCGCTTTTAATTGGAAAACGCCCCCTCAAACAGGTTATGAACATCGTGCTCGGAATTTTCATTTGCGGAAACGTTCTTTCTTTCCTCGCACCGAACTTTATGGTGCTGACCATTAGTCGGATCATCACCGCCCTCGTATCTGGGATTACGATCTCGATTACGATTACCTTTGCGACCCACATTGCCCCGCTAACAAAGCGGGCTTGGATCGTAGCCTGGGTCTTTTCCGGTTTCAGCATCGCATCGGTCTTTGGCGTTCCCGCGGGAACCTGGTTAAGTGGTTTGTTCGGCTGGCGACTGATTTTCCTTCTCATTGCCGGACTGGCACTGCTAGTCTTGGGCTGCTTTGAGCTAGCCTTGCCAGGTACGCTCCGCCAACAACCGGTACAACATTTTAGCGAACAGTTTCACATTCTCACGGATCGCCGAATTTTACTGGGTGTGTTAATCCCCGTCTTTAATTTGGGAGGCGTGTACGTCGTTTATACCTACGTAACCCCCATCTTAACTAACCACTTTGGCTACAGTCTGAGCTTTGTGACCATCTTCTTAGTTCTGTATGGAATTGCTTCGTTATTAAGTAACCAGTATAGTGGAAATTTAGCAGCTAACCATGGCTTACAACGAAGCCTCAAATTTTACAGTCTCCAGTTAGTGGCCCTGCTACTAACGTCGCTCTGCTTTAACGTTGCCTGGGTGGTGATGGGCGCCATCTTAATCATGGGCTTTACCATCTACCTGGCCGGCTCTACGTTACAACTTTTTTACATGTCCATTGCGGAGGCTGATTACCCCCAATCATTGGTGCTAGCTTCGTCCTTCAATCCCATCTTTAGCAACCTAGGCATCGCCGTCGGATCAGCCTGTGGAAGCTTCATTGTCGGTAGTTTGGGCATGGCTGCGCTCGGGTTCGGTGGGGCCGCTTTAACCGCCGGTGGCTTATTCACGACCTGGTATTTAACGCACCACCTCTTAAAAAAACCTTAA
- a CDS encoding DUF948 domain-containing protein, with the protein MTIGGIAALIAALAFLLLVIFLCVTLVHVVKVLDGVSQNLEKVTGDINALSHQTDELLGTVNAKINQVDPVFQAAADIGTTVSDVNNGTRKAVENLKKRVELVTKTSVFSIATNQISKRFSKAKRKKQNKTSQPAKTKA; encoded by the coding sequence ATGACAATTGGAGGAATTGCAGCTTTGATCGCTGCTTTAGCATTTTTGCTGTTAGTAATCTTTTTATGCGTTACCTTGGTCCATGTTGTGAAGGTATTGGATGGCGTTTCACAGAACTTAGAAAAAGTGACGGGTGACATTAACGCCCTTAGCCACCAAACCGATGAATTGTTAGGCACTGTCAATGCCAAAATCAACCAAGTTGATCCTGTTTTTCAGGCGGCTGCTGACATTGGCACGACAGTTTCAGACGTGAACAACGGGACACGGAAAGCGGTTGAAAACTTGAAAAAGCGGGTGGAATTAGTTACCAAAACGTCTGTGTTTAGCATTGCGACTAACCAAATTTCCAAGCGTTTTTCCAAAGCAAAGCGGAAAAAACAAAATAAAACCAGCCAACCAGCGAAAACGAAGGCTTAA
- a CDS encoding ArnT family glycosyltransferase, whose product MITKPHHLARWRALFLLGWSALLIGIFSYSSPLYDFNYTGDNNNYLTVGKALMHGLVTYRDVFEQKGPYVYLLYGIASRISFTTFWGAALLEVLGLWLILLVTQSLARRWFASRGALIIASAAPLLVLMEPYYSYGGTVEFWVYPAVLSAFLVVVTAQQLPDLSRSTWFGQGILVGVVFLSKYSLLGTWVAFFGFLTVWLMWQRNWLGIWRMVQGAGAGFLLSVIPWLWYFTARHGLSAFVRVYFVDNLTLYSKNQGTPLVKIMHSGAALGHFLVVEQPGLLLLVVVGLIWLVRRSTFAAPTKWLLGTMMLSGAVLALYGGQFGPYYDLAYFPSILVCAIWALVAVRNWKGLANLQLRKLPVKRTMVVALGGIFVGLLLVNQNPWMSRLVPNNPSVTLHRTSQRQVPAQIQFGRIMRNESHGRPTLLTFDFLENGFYLTSGAYPTVYFFEKNNIPEQKLPAMLETGVRALRRKQVEWVVLATPPTAHWEQAPNLQTRGGRAGIRAVHQNYHLVATHSQLSQGNPTKYWLFRRN is encoded by the coding sequence ATGATAACGAAACCACACCACTTAGCAAGGTGGCGAGCACTCTTCCTGTTAGGCTGGAGTGCCCTTTTGATTGGAATTTTTTCGTACAGTTCTCCGCTATACGATTTTAACTACACGGGCGATAACAATAATTACCTAACGGTGGGGAAAGCCTTGATGCACGGACTAGTAACCTACCGGGACGTATTTGAACAAAAGGGTCCCTACGTTTACCTGTTGTATGGAATTGCGAGTCGGATCTCGTTTACGACCTTTTGGGGTGCGGCGCTCTTGGAGGTGCTCGGCCTCTGGCTAATTTTACTGGTAACCCAATCCTTAGCCCGCCGGTGGTTTGCATCCCGCGGAGCACTAATAATTGCCAGTGCGGCCCCCCTGTTAGTGCTGATGGAACCTTACTATAGTTACGGCGGGACCGTTGAATTTTGGGTCTATCCGGCAGTTTTGAGTGCGTTTTTAGTGGTTGTTACGGCCCAGCAGCTCCCTGATTTATCACGGTCTACGTGGTTCGGGCAGGGAATCTTAGTTGGAGTGGTGTTCTTATCTAAGTACAGCCTGCTGGGAACCTGGGTGGCGTTCTTTGGCTTTCTAACGGTGTGGTTGATGTGGCAACGGAACTGGCTGGGAATCTGGCGGATGGTGCAGGGAGCTGGAGCAGGCTTTTTGCTCAGTGTCATTCCCTGGCTATGGTATTTTACTGCCCGGCATGGCTTGTCCGCGTTTGTCCGGGTTTACTTTGTGGATAATTTGACCCTCTACAGTAAGAACCAGGGCACGCCGCTGGTAAAAATCATGCATTCCGGAGCAGCGCTCGGCCACTTTTTGGTGGTTGAGCAACCTGGATTACTGCTACTGGTCGTCGTTGGCCTAATCTGGTTGGTGCGGCGTTCAACCTTTGCAGCGCCCACAAAGTGGTTGTTAGGCACAATGATGCTGAGTGGAGCGGTCCTAGCTTTATACGGAGGCCAGTTTGGACCATATTACGACTTGGCGTACTTTCCGAGCATCCTCGTCTGTGCCATTTGGGCCCTGGTAGCAGTTAGAAACTGGAAGGGCCTTGCCAACCTGCAATTACGTAAGCTTCCGGTTAAACGAACCATGGTAGTAGCTTTAGGGGGAATCTTTGTCGGATTATTGCTGGTGAATCAGAATCCGTGGATGTCGCGCCTGGTCCCGAATAACCCTTCGGTAACGTTGCATCGCACGTCCCAGCGACAGGTTCCAGCCCAAATTCAATTCGGCCGAATCATGCGTAACGAGAGTCACGGGCGGCCGACGCTCCTCACGTTTGATTTTTTAGAAAACGGTTTTTATCTGACCTCCGGAGCGTATCCGACCGTTTATTTTTTTGAGAAAAACAACATTCCTGAGCAGAAGTTACCCGCCATGTTAGAAACGGGGGTGCGGGCGCTACGCCGCAAACAAGTCGAGTGGGTAGTGCTAGCGACTCCACCAACGGCTCACTGGGAGCAGGCCCCAAATCTACAAACTAGGGGCGGACGCGCCGGAATCAGGGCGGTGCACCAGAACTATCATTTAGTTGCGACTCATAGTCAGCTATCCCAGGGGAATCCCACGAAGTACTGGTTATTTCGGCGTAACTAA
- a CDS encoding YtxH domain-containing protein yields the protein MDMKKGLLLGGLLGGAAAYLAFRTLDAEQQQALRNRVLESAEDAKDRAVDYAYYAADTLADAKDMVSDKVDDYRDSLNDTSVKVSDKLNDLKDDLSQLQEYLNVLPLTKQQLADEEKDDEADDITVDMDDAFSPKNDGDDPVVPPHADHRK from the coding sequence ATGGACATGAAAAAAGGATTATTGCTCGGGGGCTTATTAGGTGGCGCAGCTGCTTACTTGGCCTTTCGGACTTTAGATGCTGAACAACAACAAGCTCTTCGCAACCGGGTCTTAGAATCAGCTGAAGACGCTAAGGATCGGGCCGTTGACTATGCTTACTACGCCGCCGATACTTTAGCCGATGCTAAGGACATGGTAAGTGATAAGGTGGATGATTATCGGGATTCGTTAAACGATACCTCGGTCAAAGTTAGTGATAAGTTGAACGACTTAAAGGATGATTTGAGTCAACTGCAAGAATACCTAAACGTACTACCATTAACCAAGCAACAATTGGCTGATGAAGAAAAAGACGACGAAGCGGACGACATTACCGTTGATATGGACGATGCTTTTAGTCCGAAAAATGATGGTGATGATCCTGTGGTTCCACCCCACGCTGATCACCGTAAATAA
- the murI gene encoding glutamate racemase: MNSAPLAFMDSGVGGLTILKPAMARLPSESTLFFGDEAHLPYGEKQPQQVIDYSLAIGRFFAARHAKMMIIACNTASALALPTLQTQLPFPVLGVVEPGSQTAVQASSNHKIGVIATRATVTSHAYRDAINQLDPVAEVVEVACPTFIPLVEKGQYSGQAVRDLIAAGLQPLQGSGIDTLVLGCTHFPIIQDLIQAELGPKVTLVDPGAATIEQATQWLTEHEQLAGNQTPYHDYYTSSDPAHFQRVGSEWLKRKVEAQLVTPNQLTQDDQ; encoded by the coding sequence ATGAACTCAGCGCCACTTGCTTTTATGGATTCCGGCGTCGGGGGGTTAACCATTTTAAAACCAGCGATGGCGCGGTTACCAAGTGAGAGTACGTTGTTTTTTGGTGACGAAGCGCATCTTCCGTACGGTGAGAAACAACCGCAGCAGGTGATTGATTATTCACTAGCCATCGGTCGTTTTTTTGCTGCCCGCCACGCTAAAATGATGATTATCGCCTGTAATACCGCCTCAGCCTTAGCTCTACCAACGTTACAAACCCAGTTACCATTTCCAGTGCTCGGAGTGGTGGAACCGGGAAGCCAAACGGCCGTGCAAGCGAGTTCCAATCACAAGATTGGAGTAATTGCGACGCGAGCAACCGTGACCAGTCATGCTTACCGTGATGCTATTAACCAGTTGGACCCAGTGGCAGAGGTAGTTGAAGTAGCTTGTCCAACCTTTATTCCGTTAGTAGAAAAGGGCCAGTACAGCGGGCAAGCGGTTCGGGATTTGATTGCAGCTGGGTTGCAACCCCTCCAAGGGAGCGGGATTGATACACTTGTGTTGGGATGTACGCACTTTCCGATCATTCAGGATTTGATCCAGGCGGAACTTGGACCGAAGGTAACCCTCGTTGATCCTGGAGCTGCGACCATTGAGCAAGCCACTCAGTGGTTAACTGAGCATGAGCAGCTGGCTGGGAACCAAACCCCGTACCATGATTACTATACTTCTAGTGATCCCGCTCACTTCCAACGGGTGGGATCAGAATGGCTAAAACGAAAGGTGGAAGCTCAGTTGGTAACGCCAAACCAACTAACTCAAGATGACCAATAA
- a CDS encoding XTP/dITP diphosphatase: MTNNKEIVIASGNQNKIREFTEMLAPLGFQVKSIADFTELPDIDETGTSFEENATIKAQTVAQALQVPVLADDSGLVVPAINGEPGIYSARYAGDHDDAANNRKLLQRLQRSDDRNAYFHTSLVVMKPTGEKLHVTGIVSGEILTAPRGQNGFGYDPLFYVPALNKTLAELTDDEKNQVSHRGRALEKLQQVLTDWW; encoded by the coding sequence ATGACCAATAACAAAGAAATTGTAATTGCCTCTGGCAATCAAAATAAGATTCGGGAATTTACAGAAATGTTGGCGCCGTTGGGCTTTCAGGTCAAGTCTATCGCTGATTTTACGGAGTTGCCTGACATTGACGAAACCGGAACCAGTTTTGAGGAAAACGCGACCATTAAAGCACAAACGGTGGCCCAAGCGTTACAGGTGCCAGTGCTGGCCGATGATTCTGGTCTAGTGGTTCCCGCCATTAACGGCGAACCGGGGATTTATTCCGCGCGCTATGCCGGTGATCATGATGATGCGGCCAATAATCGAAAGTTACTTCAGCGGTTACAGCGCTCAGATGATCGCAATGCATACTTTCACACCTCCCTGGTGGTGATGAAGCCAACTGGAGAGAAGTTGCACGTCACGGGTATTGTATCCGGTGAAATCTTAACCGCGCCACGGGGGCAGAATGGCTTTGGGTATGATCCGTTATTTTACGTGCCCGCGTTAAATAAGACCCTCGCAGAACTAACGGATGACGAAAAGAATCAGGTCAGTCACCGGGGGCGAGCTTTAGAAAAGTTGCAACAAGTCCTGACGGATTGGTGGTAA
- a CDS encoding DUF2507 domain-containing protein: MSKQNQSDFNKYQALVPDLNGWNSFILRDELLPDLLQDDLGDILYWAGKNLALKLPVTPDDLPAFFAANQWGTLTQQTATEQKTVWNLSGPVVTTRLKMNKDCDFMLETGFLAQTQEQSRGWVSEAEAKKKLNGSIAITVVSDPNQPAPDRASQPPVTFPQPEQS, encoded by the coding sequence ATGAGTAAACAGAACCAGAGTGATTTTAATAAGTACCAAGCGCTCGTCCCCGATTTAAATGGCTGGAACAGCTTTATTTTGCGCGACGAACTCCTCCCCGATCTCTTACAGGATGATCTTGGAGATATTTTATACTGGGCCGGTAAAAATCTAGCCCTTAAGTTGCCGGTGACCCCGGATGATTTACCCGCCTTTTTTGCCGCTAACCAGTGGGGCACCTTAACCCAGCAGACCGCTACAGAGCAAAAAACGGTCTGGAATCTCAGTGGTCCCGTGGTAACCACGCGCTTAAAAATGAATAAGGACTGCGATTTTATGTTGGAAACCGGGTTCCTCGCCCAAACTCAGGAACAAAGTCGCGGGTGGGTCTCTGAGGCCGAGGCCAAAAAGAAACTAAATGGTTCCATCGCCATTACCGTGGTGTCTGATCCGAACCAACCCGCCCCTGACCGGGCTTCCCAACCACCAGTTACCTTCCCGCAACCCGAACAATCGTAA
- the comGA gene encoding competence type IV pilus ATPase ComGA yields MEIKQLFHEIMTLALAKQASDVYFLPKRDNYEVKMHTLQGALQLSNLDNETARRLLTYCKYRGGLSIAERRRPQLGSLDLPVDKQLIRLRLATVGSFNQQEALVLRIIYDGQAHHCQFFNPEVLPQLKRLTSSRGLFLFAGPTGSGKTTTIYELARSLPETEMVMAIEDPVEIFEERFLQLEVNDAAGMSYGQLLKVGLRQRPDVFIIGEIRDRKTAQIAIRAALSGHLVLSTIHAQNLAGIKARLLDLKVSEDQYQAALTAVVYQRLLPTCNQETRALLAWQSQPAPQSGSSWELELNRIQKQGMITNECYEAFKQG; encoded by the coding sequence ATGGAAATCAAACAGTTATTTCACGAAATTATGACCTTGGCGTTGGCCAAACAGGCTTCCGATGTCTATTTTTTGCCCAAACGCGATAATTATGAGGTTAAGATGCACACGTTACAAGGAGCATTACAGCTTTCAAATTTAGACAATGAGACCGCGCGCCGGCTCTTAACCTACTGTAAATACCGGGGTGGGTTATCGATTGCAGAACGCCGGCGCCCGCAGCTGGGTTCCTTAGACCTGCCGGTGGACAAGCAGCTCATTCGACTCCGTTTAGCAACCGTTGGTAGTTTTAACCAACAAGAAGCGCTTGTGCTCCGGATTATTTACGATGGTCAAGCGCACCATTGTCAGTTCTTTAACCCGGAGGTGCTGCCCCAGTTAAAGCGGTTGACCAGCTCCCGGGGCTTATTCCTATTTGCCGGACCAACGGGATCGGGGAAGACGACAACCATTTACGAGTTGGCCCGTTCTCTGCCGGAAACCGAAATGGTGATGGCGATTGAAGATCCAGTTGAAATTTTTGAAGAACGCTTTTTGCAGTTGGAAGTAAACGACGCAGCGGGAATGAGTTATGGGCAGCTTCTAAAAGTCGGGTTACGGCAGCGGCCCGATGTTTTCATCATCGGTGAAATTCGGGATCGAAAAACCGCCCAAATTGCGATTCGCGCCGCATTATCCGGACACTTAGTGTTAAGTACCATTCACGCGCAGAACCTCGCCGGGATTAAAGCGCGCTTGTTGGATTTAAAGGTGAGTGAGGACCAGTATCAAGCGGCCCTCACCGCCGTGGTTTACCAACGTCTCTTGCCGACTTGTAACCAAGAAACCCGGGCCTTATTAGCCTGGCAGTCCCAACCAGCGCCCCAAAGCGGGAGTAGCTGGGAACTAGAATTGAACCGGATCCAAAAACAGGGGATGATTACCAATGAATGTTATGAAGCGTTTAAGCAGGGTTAA
- a CDS encoding YebC/PmpR family DNA-binding transcriptional regulator, with protein sequence MSGHSKWHNIQGRKNAQDAKRGKIFQKISRNLYQAAKAGGVDPDGNPQLRLELEKARAANMPKDNVQRALDKASGVGGAKFEEVTYEGYGPGGTAVMVSTLTDNKNRTASAVRSAFSHHGGSLGTNGSVSYMFDRKGYIVILRDQTDDDEDTMLLAALDAGADDMKATDDEYQIFTEPGNMAAVRDALQEAGYQLDNSEVRLFPQTTTEVPEDKVSQYTGLIDELSDNDDVQDVYEAAVLPEDVK encoded by the coding sequence ATGTCAGGACATTCAAAATGGCATAACATTCAAGGGCGGAAAAACGCTCAAGATGCTAAAAGAGGAAAGATTTTCCAAAAGATTTCTAGAAATTTGTATCAAGCCGCTAAGGCGGGTGGCGTTGACCCTGATGGCAATCCCCAGTTACGGTTAGAGCTGGAAAAAGCCCGGGCAGCTAACATGCCAAAGGATAACGTCCAACGAGCTCTCGATAAAGCTTCTGGAGTCGGAGGCGCTAAGTTTGAGGAAGTTACGTACGAAGGTTACGGACCAGGGGGAACGGCTGTCATGGTTTCTACCCTGACTGATAACAAAAACCGGACGGCTTCCGCAGTTCGGTCCGCCTTTTCCCACCATGGTGGGTCACTCGGAACGAATGGTTCCGTTTCATACATGTTTGACCGGAAAGGTTACATTGTAATCCTGCGGGACCAAACCGATGACGATGAAGATACCATGTTATTGGCGGCCCTTGATGCGGGAGCTGATGACATGAAGGCTACTGATGATGAGTACCAAATCTTTACCGAACCAGGTAACATGGCAGCGGTTCGGGATGCCTTACAAGAAGCTGGTTATCAATTAGATAACTCTGAAGTTCGGCTGTTCCCGCAAACGACGACGGAAGTGCCAGAGGATAAGGTTTCTCAATACACCGGTTTAATTGATGAACTGTCTGACAATGATGACGTTCAAGACGTGTATGAAGCAGCCGTTTTACCAGAAGACGTTAAATAA